A stretch of Arachis hypogaea cultivar Tifrunner chromosome 15, arahy.Tifrunner.gnm2.J5K5, whole genome shotgun sequence DNA encodes these proteins:
- the LOC112751610 gene encoding extradiol ring-cleavage dioxygenase, with product MNKIFRLCYTSSNSTPKKEMMNKESGDSNDTTIEEVEENNSNNNVMGLMRMRETFYISHGSPELAIDESIPAWKFLKSWKEVCPQTPSSILIISGHWDTDVPTVNIVDRHETIYDFYGFPRAMYKIKYPAPGAPELAKRVKELLTSAGFSRVKEDRRRGLDHGAWVPLFLMYPEADIPVCQLSVSTGRGATYHYNMGKALASLKDEGVLIIGSGSATHNLRAIAPRNTPPAPWASAFMSWLKTSLLDGRFEDVNEYEEKAPYAKMAHPWPDHFFPLHVAMGAAGEKAKAKVIHDSWDGGSMSYASFGFTAADTI from the exons ATGAACAAGATCTTTAGATTGTGTTACACTTCTAGTAATTCTACACCAAAGAAAGAAATGATGAATAAAGAAAGTGGTGATTCCAATGATACAACAATAGAAGAAGTGGAAGAGAATAACAGCAATAACAATGTTATGGGGTTGATGAGAATGAGAGAAACATTCTACATATCACATGGATCACCAGAACTTGCCATAGATGAGTCAATCCCTGCATGGAAGTTCTTGAAGTCATGGAAGGAGGTTTGTCCCCAAACACCCTCTTCCATCCTCATCATCTCCGGCCACTGGGACACCGATGTCCCCACGGTCAACATCGTTGACCGCCACGAAACCATTTATGACTTCTATGGTTTTCCAAGGGCCATGTACAAG ATCAAGTATCCAGCACCAGGGGCACCAGAATTGGCTAAGAGGGTGAAAGAACTACTAACATCAGCCGGGTTCAGCCGTGTGAAGGAGGACCGGAGGCGGGGGCTTGACCACGGCGCTTGGGTGCCTCTCTTCTTGATGTATCCGGAGGCAGACATTCCAGTGTGCCAACTCTCTGTCTCAACAGGCAGAGGTGCAACTTACCACTACAACATGGGGAAGGCATTGGCATCTCTCAAGGATGAAGGTGTTCTTATCATTGGCTCTGGGAGTGCCACCCATAACCTCAGGGCAATCGCGCCTCGGAATACCCCTCCAGCTCCCTGGGCTTCAGCATTCATGTCCTGGTTGAAAACCTCTCTTCTTGATGGAAG ATTTGAGGATGTAAATGAGTACGAAGAGAAGGCACCATATGCAAAAATGGCTCATCCATGGCCGGATCATTTCTTCCCATTGCATGTGGCAATGGGGGCTGCTGGTGAAAAAGCAAAGGCCAAGGTTATCCATGACAGTTGGGATGGTGGTTCTATGTCTTATGCTTCTTTTGGTTTTACAGCTGCTGATACCATTTGA
- the LOC112751611 gene encoding uncharacterized protein, whose protein sequence is METMNRAFEKVKIMVGMEVEDEEQRATALDDSSSYAFMDEFNRNCTLSTKQRLYGFAICFSAGLTFTLLSMLVFLKPIKFAVAFTLGNLLSLGSTAFLIGPKRQFTMMLDPVRIYATAIYIASMIIALFCALYVHNKLLTLLAIILEFGALIWYSLSYIPFARSMVSKIMVSCFDTEF, encoded by the exons ATGGAAACGATGAACAGAGCCTTCGAGAAAGTGAAGATCATGGTAGGAATGGAAGTCGAAGACGAAGAGCAGCGAGCTACTGCATTGGACGACAGCAGCTCTTACGCATTCATGGACGAATTCAACCGCAACTGCACCTTGTCCACCAAACAG AGGTTATATGGTTTTGCAATATGCTTTTCGGCTGGATTAACTTTTACACTATTG TCAATGCTTGTTTTTCTCAAACCAATCAAGTTTGCGGTAGCATTCACTCTTGGCAATTTGCTTTCACTTGGAAG CACAGCCTTCCTCATTGGTCCTAAACGGCAATTCACAATGATGCTTGATCCTGTTCGTATCTATGCCACAGCCATATACATTGCAAGTATGATCATTGCTTTGTTCTGTGCTCTATAT GTTCATAACAAGTTGCTAACACTTCTGGCAATTATTTTGGAGTTTGGAGCACTGATTTG GTATAGCTTGAGCTACATCCCTTTTGCTAGATCCATGGTTTCTAAAATCATGGTTTCATGCTTCGATACTGAGTTTTAG